The sequence GGGTTTAGGAAGTACCTACAGAGCATTAGGCCAATATGAAGAATCACAAGAAGTATTTAAAGACGGATTAGTTAAATTCCCTCAGGATAAAGCCATGAAAGTTTTTTACGCAATAACTTTATACAATTTAAAAGAATATTCTAAAGCAATGGAAATTTTACTTTATACTATTGCTCAAACATCTATAGATGAGAATATTAAAAATTATAAAAAAGCAATAGAATTTTATTCTGATAAGTTAGATGAAATATGGTAATTTAATGCACATAATTATATATTTGAAGTAAGCAATGAGACCTGTGGAATCATATTTGAAAATCAAACTTATGGGCTTTGTGACAGCAATCCGGACTGTCACAAAGCCCATAAACTAAATAAAAATTAT is a genomic window of Acidilutibacter cellobiosedens containing:
- a CDS encoding tetratricopeptide repeat protein, which translates into the protein MKELEIAIKLRKEGKLKESNEILINLVNEYPDDPMINYQCAWSFDSLVLEKNAIQYYEKAISIGLPDKELRGAYLGLGSTYRALGQYEESQEVFKDGLVKFPQDKAMKVFYAITLYNLKEYSKAMEILLYTIAQTSIDENIKNYKKAIEFYSDKLDEIW